The nucleotide window CTTTGAGTCCGTCCAGTACAGTCCAGTATTTCAACATTGGTGACTATACGGATTGCTAACATGCGCCGCTTTTTTTAACCCTTCGCAGATCCCGCCTTGCTTGCATTGAAACGGATCTCGCTAATCTCAGCTCAAGCCGTGCGATTCTGTCGGCATGTAGCCCCATGAGTCCGTTAATCAATGTCATCTCGCGCCATTCTTCTGTTCCCGGCGTCGGATTAGTCGCCAGTAATAGCCCGTATCTCTCAGCCAGCATGAGGTTTCTTGCACGATTTCGCACCAGCGGAGAAAGCGCCTCTCCTCCCTCAAATGGGAAGAATGCCCGCCGACTGCGTTCGCCATGCTTGACGGCATTAGTATTGCCCAATGGTGCGCCTGCGCCTTTCCGCTTGCCACCCCATCCCGATCTTGATTGTTGGCTATTTTTTTTCATTTAACGGCTCACTGTGCGCAAAAACCTTAACAAGCCCTAACAATACCTTAATAAAACTGTATATCTAACTTCCGCCATCTACTGCGAACGGATAGCGCCCAAGCCAGAAATATCAAGCCTCTCCACCATTTTGCGAATGAGCAATTCGCGCTTAGAAATTACTGCGAATTCGCAGTTAGCATTCGTCAGGTAGTACGCACGCTGAATGCGCAGTTTTGCCGCGTACCTGACTGCGTACTGCGAACCAGTGGCGCGAACCAGAATATTTTGGACAACCTAAATCACGTTCTGGCTTCCAGCCCACGACTGGCGCGGGTTTAGCGCTACGAGGGTTTAAAATCTGTCAAGAACAGTCCAGAATTTACAGCCTTTTTAGTGCGAACATTGCTGCGAGCTGTCGCCCCCGCTGGTGGTCTGTCGTTGCTTCTTACCGCCATTTAACCGGAAGGCGTTACCGTTCGGTTGCGCTATCCCCATGCGGTGTTGCGTTTCGGTAACAGCTTTATGCAGGTCGCCAAAGTCCTCAACCTTCACGGGCGGTCGCTTCACATTTGTCAGACACGTATCACGTCGCTGCTTTACCCATTCCCGATCATCGTCCTCAGCACAAAGCATCATGACTTCCTGCCAGCGCGTCGCAGCCCTGCGATACAGCCCCTTTGCTTCCAGAGCCTCTGCTTTACTATCGTTGACCATGCTTATCTCCCTCAGAATGGCGTTTCATCGTCGAATGGTGGGCGCTGGTCGTATTCATCACGGGATGGCTGCTGCGCACGTCTCAGCGCGTCCGTTGCCTGTCCCTGCTGTCCTGCCTTCCCGCCGGGGCGTACCGTTCTGGCGCTGATCACACTGTCGGCTACTACCTGATACCCCTGCTGTGTACCGCCGTCCTGCCCTGTCCACTGGTTGAGTTGCATATTGCCTGCCACGCTCACAAGGTCGCCTTTCTGGTGCTTTGCCAGCGCATCGGCCTGCTTCCCAAAAGCAATAACGCCCAGCCAGAAGGTTGACTCTCCCGCCTCTGCCGCATTACAGGGGAGCGACACCGCCAGCCGCGCCATCGCCATGTTGTTACCGTTCGTTGTGGTGCGGGTCTGGGGATCTGCCACCAGCCGCCCGTATGCTGATAGTTGTGCTGTCATTAAGCGCCCTCCATTCTTGATAACGTGTTGTCAATATTCCCGGCGGCTCGTTTCAGGTAGTCCATGCTGTCATTTAGCCGGGATAATTCGCCAGCCAGTAACAAGGCCGCCGCCTCCTGCGCGGTGAACCCCAGCGCTTCAATCTCTCTAATAACTTCTATCTGCTTTTTATGATGTTCGTTCATTTTTTCGCCCTTTAGCTGAATCATACCCCCCCCCTGTAAATCTTTTTTGGGGTGTAATATCCCTACCAAACCCTACTAATCGGGAAAACCCAGATATGGCGCGGCTTTCAGGCTAGTAGGGAATTGTTTTTCTTACCCTACTTAACCCTACTTATCCCTACCAAATACCAAAAAACGGTTATGTGTGGCTTCTTGTTTAGTAGGCATATGTAGGGATAAGTAGGGATAAATATATATATCCCTACCAGTCTACAAACCCCGTCATTACTGGCCTTAAATGACTTTGTAGGGATAGGTAGGGATAAATCAGGGGTAAACTATTCCTCGCCCCCTTCGGCGGTGCTGCTGCCATATGCTCGCGGTATAAACTCCTCCGCCAGCTCATTGATCCCGACGTTCGTCTGCGCTCTGCCGTTAATGCTGCGTGTCAGGTAGCTGGCCCGGTATTCTCTGGCGGCTGATTTAATGGCGCGTGAGAACTTGTTGACGGAAAGCGGCTTACCCAGCCCGTGATATTCCATGAATGCCAGATACAGATGATAGAGATACACCCTCGGCTCTGGCTGGCCCGCCCACGTTCCGCCGCCCATCATCAGGCCCCTCGGCTCGTTCATAAAATACAAGGCCGCGCACATGTCTATAACCGGATCTGTCCCGCGCTTAACGCCCAACGCCTCTGCGGAATCGCGCTGCTCGATTAAAAGCGTTTTAGCTTTGTTCTGGTCGGCAAACATTGCCAGCAAGTGACGAATAATTACCGGCATTTCACGGCGGATCTTCGCTGTCAGGTCGGGGTCTTTCTCCGCTTCTGATACCGGATTATCGAACGGGAATATCACACGGCGGCGGGCAATGCCCCCGCTGCGCTCGGTAAAGGTCATTGGTTCGTTGTTGGTTGCGAGAACAACGGCATTCAGCACGGCGGTGAACTGCTTTTCATACTTACCATCAATCTCTACCGGGTCGCCGCCTGTAATGGCCTTTATCCCTGCGCCTTCGCCAACATAGCGGGTCTGGTCTGGCATGATAATCAGGCTTTTTCCCACAAGCTGCGCCCGCCCTCTGGCTGTGTCTAGCGTTCCCATGCTGGCGCTGGCTGTGTTGTGCTCACCTGCCAGTGATACGGCTATGCTGCTAAATACAGATTTCCCGCTGCCGCCTTCCCCGGTTACTTCTATAAATAGCTGCCAGTCATGACGGCGAGCCAGAACCATAAACAACGCCGCCTTAATCCGCGCGGCTCTGTCGCCATTCCCTCCGGTGGCGTGATTAATCCAGCGGGTGAAATTCGGCGCATGGGTTGCAAGGGTCTCCCCGCGCTCCGCTGGCGTGTATTCAATGCCGTTGTGATTCATCAGCCAGTTATCAGGCGCGTGCGGTCTGAACTCCTGCGCTTTCAGGTCATAAATTCCGTTACTGAATCCGATACAATCCGCTGGCTGCTCTCCGGTGGGCGGGATCTGTAGCTTCATGGTGGCTACAACCGACTTAACGCCTTTCTCCGTGTAATGCGCCTCGTGTTCGTCGAATATTGCCACCATCTCCCGTTCAAGCTCTGCCTCTGGCAGCCTCTCCCAAACCCCGCAAGCGTACCGATAAACCGCCTGACTGTCGGTGTTTACTGCCAGACGCTCCCACCGGGCAGACAGTAGCCGCGCCTTCTGGCTCGCGGCCATCTGTGAAATATCCCCGGCCTCTGCGCTCCGGCGTTTTTTACCGCCCTCAATGGCCTGTAGTTGTGGTTTCACGGCATCCCCCTGAATCTGGTACATCGAATCGTTAAAAGCGGCTGTAGCGGCTTCCAGCCCGTTTTGCTGGCGGTAGTCGTCCCAGTCGGCTTTATGGTCTGTCTGCGGCAGCGCCACCCAGCCAGCCACGGACAAGGCGGCTTTCTCTGCGGCATCTTTGCCCGTGTTCGCCTGTTCGTCCTGCTGGTGGTCGTTATCTGCGGCAATGACAATCTGCGCGGCTGGATACATCCGGCACATCACTTCGGCAACGGGTAGCAGGTTGCCAGCGTCAATTGCTGCCACTGTCAGCGCCTCCGGGCGCATCAGGTGAACTGAAAGGGCCGTCGCCAGCCCCTCGGCAATTAAAACGCTCTGCGGCGATTCTGGCGCGTTTACGGCGTGATATGCCCCACGCTTTGCTGAACCTGTCAGGAGTCGCTTCTCTCCCTGCGGTGTAATGGTTTGCGCTGCCACTACTGCGCCAGATCCATCCACCAGCGGCAGGAGTAACGAACCATCGGGCATAACCGGGTAATTAAACCCGGTCAGCCCTTTTGATTGCAGGTAATCAGATTCGCCCTGTATGGCACTCTGGCGCATTCCGGCATACAGACGGGCAAACGTAGCCCTTCGCTGCTCTGCGTCCTCGGCTGCCTGTTTCAGGCGCTCCTGCTCACGCTGCTGGCGGTCAGCTTCCAGTTGCTCCCTTCTCTGGCTCGCTGCCGTCGGGTCGGTTTCTGTCTCCCGGTAATCAATACCCAGCACATCAGCGGCAAGCTGTGCCGCCTCCGTGGTGTCGCAGTTGTTCACCTTCTTAATCAGGTCTAAGCCATCGCCCGCGCCGCACTGGTTGCAGATAAAGCTACCGCGCCCGTTGTCGTCGAATCTGAAACGGTCTTTTCCACCACATACAGGGCAGGGGGCATGACGGCGCGATGAATCTGGCACGTCGATAGACAATCCAGCCAGCACATAAGGCCAGCGCCCTGCTGCGGCGCTGGTCACTTCGCGGATAATGTCGATATTACGCATTCGTGTTACCTCCCTCAGTGCGCCGCTGGCATTTCAGGCCAGCCGTTTTCATCCAGATCAGCAATGAAGTGATCGTGTAGCTCTGCCAGCGTTTCACGTCCGAACGGGGTCAGCTCGCCGCGCTCCGTGTCGATCATGGCCTGATAAAAAACAATGGCGTTCGCCGTTCCCTGCTCAATGCCGTAGCGCTCAATCATTGCGCCCTCGATGTTATTCGCCATCGCCAGACGTTCCGCGAACGGGTAAACCACAATCCCCGCTGTGCCATTTGAATAAAACGTCACCAGCGACGATTTGCCGTCAGCCTCCGTGACGGTGGTTGTGCCGTTTTCGCGCTTCATCTCAGAAATGAACGTCGCAGCAATCAGCCAGCGCCACATAGTGACGTTATGCTGCGCGGTGAAGTCGAACCAGCCACGCACCCCGCCATCAGCAACGGCAAAATGTATGGCGTATCCGATATCTGGCTTGTCGTCGTACTCTCCGGCGTCAAGGCCGTTCACGGCGCTCTCGTAGCTGATAAGAGCAAACTGCTCATATCCCCCGGCATCATTGCGGGCCATGATATTGACGCCGTGCGGTGTGGCTTCGGCGTGGAATAAGTCGGGATTTCCAGATTTAAAGGTCAGTACGTTACTCATGCTGCCACCTCACGAATGCGGGTAATCTGGATGTGGGAAAGGCGTTCATTTCTGGCCTGATTTAGCGCCTCAGCTTTGGCGCTGATCGCGCTGCGGGCGTCAACGATATAAACGAACTCGACTAATTCGCCGCTCCGGGCGGTGGCGCATCCTGCAACACGGAAGTAATTAAGCATGTGCGCCCCCTGTGCGAATACGTCCGGCGAAAAAGCAAACGTGATCCCGCGCCAGAATGCGGCGGGCTTCCTGCTCAGTCTCTGCGGCGATATGGTGGATTTTGGCGGTAATTGTCGGCATATCGCGGCGAACTGCTGCGATTAACCAGATGAATTGCGGATTTTGGGTAGGGGTAGTAGCCAGCATAGCGGCAGCCTCCTGTAACTGGGATTTATTCCCACCACCGGAAACGCCAATTTCACTGGTGGTGAGCTGAACAGGGTTGGCGTAACCGGCGTTACAGGAAACCGGCGCGGATCGCTCCGCCCCCATCCAGCCCACCATTACTTTTTGAGCAATATGGGCTATAGCCATATCGCTGGGAAATAGGTGTGCAGATGCGAGGACACAAAAAAAGACGCTCGGCGCGTCATGTGTCGCCTGTAACATTATCAGGACGCCAATCCCGGCACCTGATTTTGCAGGTGCGCTATAACCATAAACCGGGTCGGCGATAGTCAGCAAGCCCTTTTTTATGGACTCCGAAAACTCACCTTCGCGCGTGCGCGTACTGGTCGCTAAAGTCGATGTGGCAAAACCCGCCACGGTAGTATCCCGTTTCACTACATAAGAAAAAGATGGAAATTTATTATCCATAACTGAGCTATTACAGCTTATATCTACTGACAGGCCAGCCAGTGATAGGGGCTTTCTCTGGACGGCAATCATTGTTCCACCTCCGCGAACTCCTTCATGAATCGCTCAATCGGCTGTACGCACGGGTATTGATATCCGTCACGGTAGAACGTCACGCGGTTATGCTCGACGTGCTCAACGGTCACTACAGCCCCGTGGGAATCCTTGTAACGGCTTCCCGGCATCGGATTATGGTTACGCATGGTTCACCCCCGCACGTTTCGCTAACCAGCGCTGAGACAGTCGTATTAATTCAGCTTTGCGCTGGTCGTAGTCCTGCCCCAGCTCAATTAGCGTGATATTGGTGCTTTCCAGATAGGCGAGGTGTTCAAGCTGTGCGGCGTTCATGCTGTCCCGTGGTTCGCCAGTAATGCCATTTTCCTGCGCCCACTGCTTCGCCGTCATGCCACCCAAAACAATGCGGGCGATCATGTTGCTCTCGTTGCTGTAGTGGCGAGCCTGCGTCTGTTTACCCTGTTCTGCGCGGGCGCTTTCCAGTGCTACGCACATCGGTTTAAACAGGTTGGCGGCACCGATGCGGGCTTTGAGCTGGCGGCGATACTGAGCGGCAATCTCTGGCACGCTGCGCTGTAGTGCTTCCTCACACTGAATGAAGTAACGTCGAACGGCGCGGCCTTGTTCGTTTCGCTCAACCATTGCCAGTTCTTTAGCCATTCCCAGAGAAAGGCCATAATCTTTACTGCGACGGTCGCCGCCACGCTTTGTCGCCCATCCGGGGCTACCCTGTTCAAAATTTGAACTTTGATTCCTGAAATCTGAGGAATCAAAAACCACGTAATCAGCATTCAGGCCAAAGCCATATTCATCAATGCGTAGTTTTATCCAGGTTGAAAAGTCGTTACCTACCCCCAGCGCTTTATGCAACGCCTTAGCGCTCACAATATTGGCTTCACGCCCGCCAATCTGCCCGGCAATAACCGGGACAATAGCGGCGAAGTCGTTGCCGTTAATTACTCCCGTGTTAACGTTGGGTTGCGGGGTGGCCTCCGAACTGAATCGGCTTTTTTCGATAGTCATATTTTCGGCTCCGTTATGCGGCGTTAAATGCGTCCGGGTATAGATTGAGAATGTCGGCAATTTCAGGCTGAGAAAGTCCCTGATAGCCACCAGCGTCGGCGTTATGGTTCACTTGTGTGGTGGGCGCTGGTGGCGTAATATCAGACGTGCGAATATCTGAGTTAGCCGCCTGCTGTACGGGGCGGTTTTTCTTTTCCATTACGCCACCTTCCCGCGACGTTCTGCCAGCCAGTTATTAATCTCTACCGCGTCAAAAGCAGTGATCTTCTCGCCCAACTTTACCGGGCGCGGCAGGGAGCCGTTGCGTACCTTTCGGTCAATAGTGGAAACGCTAACGCCCAGCAATTCAGCCAGGCGAAAGCGTCTTATGTAACCTTTGGCGGGTATTGTTTCTGTGTTCATGCTTCCCGTAACCTCTTATTAGTGGCTGTTGCTTCGTTACGGGAAAAGTAACTGTATGGATGCACAATAAAAAGGCACAGTAGCATTACTGTACCTGCATAGTAAGCACTCTACCCTTTACCGTTGGCAGCGGACCTCAAGTGTTTCAATATGACATCTTCATTTGTAATTGCTAATGGGGGTATTTCATCTTTATGAGACTGAATACAATCCCGCCATTTCTCAGGGCTAATCTCTTTCTGCTTACCGCGACAT belongs to Enterobacter cloacae and includes:
- a CDS encoding single-stranded DNA-binding protein, which codes for MTAQLSAYGRLVADPQTRTTTNGNNMAMARLAVSLPCNAAEAGESTFWLGVIAFGKQADALAKHQKGDLVSVAGNMQLNQWTGQDGGTQQGYQVVADSVISARTVRPGGKAGQQGQATDALRRAQQPSRDEYDQRPPFDDETPF
- a CDS encoding DNA primase, with amino-acid sequence MRNIDIIREVTSAAAGRWPYVLAGLSIDVPDSSRRHAPCPVCGGKDRFRFDDNGRGSFICNQCGAGDGLDLIKKVNNCDTTEAAQLAADVLGIDYRETETDPTAASQRREQLEADRQQREQERLKQAAEDAEQRRATFARLYAGMRQSAIQGESDYLQSKGLTGFNYPVMPDGSLLLPLVDGSGAVVAAQTITPQGEKRLLTGSAKRGAYHAVNAPESPQSVLIAEGLATALSVHLMRPEALTVAAIDAGNLLPVAEVMCRMYPAAQIVIAADNDHQQDEQANTGKDAAEKAALSVAGWVALPQTDHKADWDDYRQQNGLEAATAAFNDSMYQIQGDAVKPQLQAIEGGKKRRSAEAGDISQMAASQKARLLSARWERLAVNTDSQAVYRYACGVWERLPEAELEREMVAIFDEHEAHYTEKGVKSVVATMKLQIPPTGEQPADCIGFSNGIYDLKAQEFRPHAPDNWLMNHNGIEYTPAERGETLATHAPNFTRWINHATGGNGDRAARIKAALFMVLARRHDWQLFIEVTGEGGSGKSVFSSIAVSLAGEHNTASASMGTLDTARGRAQLVGKSLIIMPDQTRYVGEGAGIKAITGGDPVEIDGKYEKQFTAVLNAVVLATNNEPMTFTERSGGIARRRVIFPFDNPVSEAEKDPDLTAKIRREMPVIIRHLLAMFADQNKAKTLLIEQRDSAEALGVKRGTDPVIDMCAALYFMNEPRGLMMGGGTWAGQPEPRVYLYHLYLAFMEYHGLGKPLSVNKFSRAIKSAAREYRASYLTRSINGRAQTNVGINELAEEFIPRAYGSSTAEGGEE
- a CDS encoding PerC transcriptional activator, coding for MVNDSKAEALEAKGLYRRAATRWQEVMMLCAEDDDREWVKQRRDTCLTNVKRPPVKVEDFGDLHKAVTETQHRMGIAQPNGNAFRLNGGKKQRQTTSGGDSSQQCSH